A section of the Halalkalicoccus subterraneus genome encodes:
- a CDS encoding DUF7110 family protein produces MSGRVYQLHSTLELPLEDVTEYFDSDPELPEEIEDIDITRRNNTLIIKSVAREGAVSKYTPTAQLKASVAETRVYEEEPETGPGAPPAWGEEEEEIPSELVEFAAFKGDRETVLQNTALQFPMFEVLCAIAQEAEKGTLTAIAERNGELEATKIVDGEKRPATVEVVEGPGKETAPANGINWRDNKFIS; encoded by the coding sequence ATGTCAGGGCGCGTATATCAACTTCACTCGACGCTGGAACTCCCCCTTGAGGATGTCACCGAGTACTTCGACTCCGACCCGGAGCTGCCGGAGGAGATCGAGGACATCGACATCACGAGGCGAAACAACACGCTCATCATCAAATCCGTCGCCCGCGAGGGAGCGGTGAGCAAGTACACTCCCACTGCCCAGCTGAAAGCGAGCGTCGCGGAAACCCGAGTCTACGAGGAAGAACCCGAGACCGGGCCGGGTGCGCCCCCGGCCTGGGGTGAGGAGGAAGAGGAGATTCCCTCGGAACTCGTCGAGTTCGCCGCGTTCAAGGGCGACCGCGAGACCGTCCTCCAGAACACGGCCTTGCAGTTTCCGATGTTCGAGGTGCTCTGTGCGATCGCACAGGAAGCGGAGAAGGGCACCTTGACGGCGATCGCCGAGCGAAACGGCGAACTCGAAGCGACCAAGATCGTCGACGGCGAGAAACGACCCGCGACCGTCGAGGTCGTCGAGGGGCCCGGCAAGGAGACCGCCCCCGCAAACGGGATCAACTGGCGCGACAACAAGTTCATCTCGTAA
- a CDS encoding glutaredoxin family protein — translation MTFQPNSGLSQDDVTERVDSAIEENEVVLFMKGNRLMPQCGFSQRALDLITQHREDVECVDTLESLDEYRAALSDHSGWETTPQTYVNGEFIGGSDILAEMDERGELAAALNAE, via the coding sequence ATGACGTTCCAACCGAACAGCGGTCTCTCGCAGGACGATGTCACCGAGCGAGTCGACAGCGCCATCGAGGAGAACGAAGTAGTGCTGTTCATGAAGGGCAACCGGCTGATGCCCCAGTGTGGGTTCTCACAGCGTGCGCTCGACCTCATCACCCAGCACCGCGAGGACGTCGAGTGCGTCGATACGCTCGAATCGCTCGACGAGTACCGGGCGGCGCTCTCCGATCACAGCGGCTGGGAGACGACGCCCCAGACCTACGTGAACGGCGAGTTCATCGGCGGAAGCGATATCCTGGCCGAGATGGACGAACGTGGCGAGCTCGCGGCGGCGCTGAACGCCGAGTAG
- the gfcR gene encoding transcriptional regulator GfcR, producing the protein MKNVDDLIESAAELAERGLSKGEIADELNVSRETASWLVERSGQAEPPAEPEPRGKPADIHVDWSAVGRDSARLSYVSRAMADLLGKQGEEIDLTVGIEKAGAPLATMVGRELDTDLCTYAPRKHQWEEGDMDELGGSFSRNFAAIRDRECYVIDDTITSGTTMKETIHAIREQGGEPVACVVLVDKQGVEEIDGVPVYSLVQVIPVGSDE; encoded by the coding sequence ATGAAGAACGTTGACGACCTGATCGAGAGCGCCGCCGAGCTGGCCGAGCGGGGCCTCTCGAAGGGTGAGATCGCCGACGAACTGAACGTTTCGCGCGAGACGGCGAGCTGGCTGGTCGAGCGAAGCGGACAGGCCGAACCGCCCGCCGAACCCGAACCGCGCGGCAAGCCCGCCGACATCCACGTCGACTGGAGTGCGGTCGGGCGCGACAGCGCCCGCCTCTCGTACGTCTCGCGGGCGATGGCCGATCTCCTGGGGAAACAGGGCGAGGAGATCGATCTCACGGTGGGGATCGAGAAGGCTGGCGCGCCGCTTGCGACGATGGTCGGCCGGGAGCTCGATACGGACCTCTGTACCTATGCGCCCCGTAAACACCAGTGGGAGGAGGGCGACATGGACGAACTCGGCGGGAGCTTCTCGCGGAACTTCGCAGCGATCCGCGACCGCGAGTGCTACGTGATCGACGACACGATCACGAGCGGCACCACGATGAAGGAGACGATCCACGCGATCCGCGAGCAGGGCGGTGAGCCCGTCGCCTGCGTCGTCCTCGTGGACAAACAGGGCGTCGAGGAGATCGACGGCGTTCCCGTCTACTCGCTGGTGCAGGTCATCCCCGTCGGTAGTGACGAATAG
- a CDS encoding glucose 1-dehydrogenase, which produces MDALAVRKGEHEPSVIDIPEPEPEAGEVLVRTLRVGVDGTDREVLEGGHGEFPEGEDHLVLGHEAVGVVEDPNGTEYEAGDVVVPTVRRPPNGENEYFERGEPDMAPEGKYYERGIVGAHGFMAEYFTSPAEYLVRIPAEQAPLGFLIEPISITEKALEHAVASRSAFEWNPESAAVLGNGSLGLLTLAMFVHTHPFDRTYCVGRRDRPDPTIEIIEELGATYVDSRETPVDELPTEYEGMDLVYEATGYAKHAFQTIDALAPNGVGALLGVPEAWEFEIDGGRLHEELVLHNKALVGSVNSGVSHFEAASDSLASLPDEFLDSLVTGVHGLDDWEAAFADDDTTIKTAVEFSAYEER; this is translated from the coding sequence ATGGATGCACTGGCGGTTCGAAAGGGCGAGCACGAGCCGAGCGTGATCGACATCCCGGAACCCGAACCCGAGGCCGGCGAGGTACTGGTTCGAACCCTGCGGGTGGGGGTCGACGGGACCGATCGGGAGGTACTCGAGGGGGGCCATGGGGAGTTTCCCGAGGGCGAGGATCATCTCGTGCTCGGCCATGAGGCCGTCGGGGTCGTCGAGGACCCCAACGGAACGGAGTACGAGGCGGGCGACGTCGTGGTGCCGACGGTCCGACGGCCGCCGAACGGCGAGAACGAGTACTTCGAACGTGGCGAACCGGACATGGCCCCCGAGGGGAAGTACTACGAGCGCGGCATCGTCGGCGCCCACGGGTTCATGGCCGAGTACTTCACGAGCCCCGCTGAGTACCTCGTTCGGATCCCCGCCGAGCAGGCTCCACTGGGTTTTCTGATCGAACCCATCAGCATCACCGAGAAGGCCCTCGAACACGCCGTCGCCTCGCGGTCGGCCTTCGAGTGGAACCCCGAGAGCGCCGCCGTGCTCGGCAACGGGAGTCTGGGACTGCTCACGCTGGCGATGTTCGTCCATACTCATCCCTTCGACCGTACGTACTGCGTAGGCCGGCGCGATCGCCCGGATCCAACCATCGAGATCATCGAGGAGCTGGGCGCGACCTACGTCGATTCGCGCGAAACGCCCGTCGACGAACTCCCTACCGAGTACGAGGGGATGGATCTGGTCTACGAGGCGACGGGCTACGCGAAACACGCCTTCCAGACGATCGACGCGCTCGCGCCCAACGGCGTCGGTGCGCTATTGGGAGTCCCCGAGGCCTGGGAGTTCGAGATAGATGGGGGACGACTCCACGAGGAGCTCGTCCTCCACAACAAGGCGCTGGTGGGGAGCGTCAACTCGGGCGTGAGCCACTTCGAGGCCGCAAGCGACAGCCTCGCCTCGCTACCCGACGAATTTCTGGACTCGCTGGTGACCGGCGTTCACGGACTCGACGACTGGGAGGCGGCGTTCGCGGATGACGATACGACTATAAAAACGGCCGTCGAATTCTCCGCGTATGAAGAACGTTGA